One segment of Macrotis lagotis isolate mMagLag1 chromosome 1, bilby.v1.9.chrom.fasta, whole genome shotgun sequence DNA contains the following:
- the RIPOR1 gene encoding rho family-interacting cell polarization regulator 1 isoform X2, which produces MMSLSVRPQRRILSTRINRSQSFAGVLSGQDRGGRSLVPFSPPVAPRKTPAIVRVSRMFSMAHPPPKVPQPERLDQVYEALKRGLTAYLEVHQLEQEKLQVQIRESKRNSRLGFLYELDKQVKSIERFLRRLEFHVSKIDELYDGYCIQRRLRDGAQNMVRAYTSGTPGSREARDSLAEATRGHREYTESMCLLESEIEGQLGEFHLKMKGLAGFARLCVGDQYEIFMKYGRQRWKLRGRIESSGKQVWDSEDMVFLPLLTEFLSIKVTELKSLANHVVVGSVSCETKDLFAALPQVVAVDINDLGTIKLSLEVTWSPFDKDDQPSAASTVTKSSTVSKRFSTYSQSPPDTPSLREQAFYNMLRRQEELENGTAWSLSSESSDDSSSPQLSGAARLMPPSRPFVQQPEAPPIHIAFSRPEIPQPSGEALEEEGTKAPVLANGHIPYSRTLSHISEASVDASLAEATHESLALETHAQDLVSSVRPDSDTTPVPTLEAHPEPLNPSPNLSCLDSTTLHEGLTPSPSEPVTLNLTSLPSQPRLSESDFPHLDPIPSHPDPIPSHPDPIPSHPSPVPSLPDPVLSLPDPVSSHPDFNPSHPESDSDPGTVHPDSTPSHSVLAPLFPVTSPEPTNHVSPYLVPPLSDSSYPNSHPASSHIVPTQSPFTDHIPSCPEVPQVPVQEATGISLTEVKAPPQKGPLEQGAGLRDTGLEEALGALSSALDDYRGQFPELQGLEQEVTRLESLLMQRQGLSRSRASSLSLTVEHALESFSFLNDDEDDDDGPEDRTLSSPGPGSEAGVSGVSEDALESSTPGPLSTGCPALDTALVLHLQHCGHLLLKLGTFGPLRCQEASALERLLREALVLEVVCQLCGGQVGKATSAQEVLQLSVPRPGFLPFWDLCSEGGNLLICPVERILFTFCSQFGARLSLRQPGLAEAVCVKFLEDAMGQRLPRRPRPGPGEQLTIFQFWSHIEALNSPSMEAYVTEMAEEVLLVKNLNSDDQAVVLRALRLAPEGRLHRDGLRALSFLLIHGNSKVMAAVTTQLRSLALGSDFRKKALFCFLEQLEDEDIQTRVAGCVALGCLKATEGIEPLVYLCQTDKEAVREAARQSLLQCGEDGQSAHRRLEESLEALPRIFGPGSMASTAF; this is translated from the exons ATGATGTCGCTGTCAGTTCGACCCCAACGGCGCATTCTCAGTACCAGGATCAATAGGAGCCAGTCCTTTGCAGGTGTCCTGAGTGGCCAGGACCGGGGGGGCAG GAGTTTAGTACCCTTCAGCCCCCCTGTGGCCCCCCGAAAAACACCTGCCATTGTCCGAGTCTCCAGGATGTTCTCCATGGCACACCCACCTCCAAAGGTGCCTCAGCCAGAGCGGCTGGACCAAGTGTATGAAGCCCTGAAGAGGGGCCTAAC GGCCTATCTGGAGGTGCATCAGTTAGAACAGGAGAAACTCCAAGTTCAAATCAGAGAATCCAAGAGAAACTCTAGACTG GGCTTTCTCTACGAGTTGGACAAG CAAGTAAAGTCTATTGAGCGTTTTCTCCGGCGTCTGGAGTTCCATGTCAGCAAG ATTGATGAGCTGTACGATGGATATTGCATCCAGCGGCGGTTGCGGGATGGAGCCCAAAATATGGTTCGGGCTTATACTTCAGGGACTCCTGGGAGTCGTGAGGCCAGAGACAGCCTGGCTGAGGCGACTCGTGGACACCGAGAATACACTGAG AGCATGTGTTTACTGGAAAGTGAAATTGAAGGCCAGTTGGGTGAATTCCACCTCAAAATGAAAG GGTTGGCTGGTTTTGCCCGGCTGTGTGTTGGGGACCAATATGAG ATCTTTATGAAATATGGGCGTCAGCGTTGGAAGCTACGTGGACGAATCGAAAGCAGCGGGAAACAAGTTTGGGACAGTGAGGACATGGTCTTCCTGCCACTTCTCACAGAATTCCTCTCCATCAAG GTCACAGAACTAAAGAGCTTGGCAAACCATGTAGTTGTTGGCAGTGTCTCTTGTGAGACCAAAGACCTATTTGCTGCTCTGCCTCAGGTTGTGGCTGTGGATATCAATGACCTGGGCACCATCAAGCTCAGCCTTGAGGTCACTTGGAG TCCCTTTGACAAGGATGATCAGCCTTCAGCAGCTTCCACAGTCACCAAGTCCTCCACTGTCAGTAAACGCTTTTCTACTTACAGTCAGAGTCCTCCAGACACCCCTTCACTACGGGAACAGGCTTTCTAT AACATGCTCCGTCGCCAGGAAGAACTAGAGAATGGAACGGCTTGGTCCCTCTCCTCCGAATCTTCTGACGATTCCTCCAGCCCCCAGCTCTCAGGGGCTGCCCGACTTATGCCACCCTCTCGCCCCTTTGTGCAGCAACCTGAGGCTCCCCCGATCCATATCGCCTTCTCTCGACCAGAGATTCCCCAACCCTCAGGGGAGGCCCTGGAGGAGGAGGGGACAAAAGCCCCAGTTCTGGCCAATGGGCACATCCCCTACAGCCGAACTTTGAGCCATATCAGTGAAGCAAGTGTGGATGCCTCATTGGCAGAGGCTACCCATGAATCTCTGGCCTTGGAGACCCATGCCCAGGACTTGGTCTCCTCTGTACGCCCAGACTCTGACACTACCCCAGTCCCTACCCTAGAAGCACATCCAGAGCCCTTAAACCCAAGTCCCAACCTCTCTTGTTTAGACTCAACCACTCTGCATGAAGGCCTTACCCCCTCACCCTCAGAACCAGTCACTTTAAATCTGACCTCCTTGCCCTCCCAGCCAAGACTGTCTGAGTCTGATTTTCCCCACCTAGACCCCATCCCCTCCCACCCAGACCCCATTCCTTCCCACCCAGACCCTATCCCCTCCCACCCAAGCCCTGTCCCCTCTCTCCCAGACCCTGTCCTCTCTCTCCCAGACCCTGTCTCCTCCCATCCAGATTTCAACCCCTCCCATCCAGAGTCTGACTCTGACCCTGGCACTGTCCATCCAGATTCCACCCCCTCACACTCAGTCCTTGCCCCTCTATTCCCAGTCACCAGCCCTGAACCCACAAACCATGTTTCTCCTTACCTTGTACCCCCCCTCTCAGATTCCTCTTATCCCAATTCACACCCTGCCTCTTCACACATAGTTCCCACACAGTCACCCTTCACAGACCACATCCCCAGTTGCCCTGAGGTGCCCCAGGTTCCAGTCCAAGAGGCAACTGGCATTTCCCTAACAGAGGTCAAAGCTCCTCCCCAGAAAGGGCCACTGGAGCAGGGGGCAGGGCTGAGGGACACAGGGCTAGAAGAAGCCCTGGGGGCCTTGAGCTCTGCCCTGGATGACTATCGGGGCCAGTTTCCAGAGCTGCAAGGACTAGAGCAGGAGGTGACCCGGCTTGAGAGCCTGCTTATG CAGAGACAAGGCCTGTCCCGAAGCCGAGCGTCCAGCCTCAGTCTCACTGTAGAGCACGCACTGGAgagttttagtttcctcaatgatgatgaagatgacgATGATGGGCCTGAGGACAG GACGTTGAGCAGCCCAGGGCCTGGGTCTGAGGCTGGGGTTAGTGGTGTGTCTGAGGATGCCCTGGAGTCCTCTACGCCCGGTCCCCTTAGCACCGGCTGCCCTGCCCTGGACACAGCCTTGGTCTTACACCTACAGCACTGTGGTCACCTCTTGCTG AAACTAGGCACCTTTGGCCCCCTACGATGCCAGGAAGCATCAGCATTGGAGCGGCTGCTTCGGGAGGCCCTGGTGCTGGAAGTGGTGTGCCAACTTTGTGGGGGGCAAGTGGGCAAGGCCACCTCTGCTCAGGAAG TGCTGCAGCTCTCTGTTCCCCGCCCGGGCTTCCTGCCCTTCTGGGACCTGTGCAGCGAGGGAGGGAATCTCCTGATCTGTCCCGTGGAGCGCATCCTCTTCACCTTCTGCAGCCAGTTTGGAGCCCGCCTCTCGCTGCGCCAGCCAGGCCTGGCTGAGGCTG TATGTGTTAAGTTCCTGGAGGATGCCATGGGTCAGAGGCTGCCCAGGAGACCTCGGCCAGGGCCTGGGGAACAGCTCACAATCTTCCAGTTCTGGAGCCACATTGAGGCCTTGAATAGTCCCTCCATGGAGGCTTATGTCACAGAGATGGCTGAAGAGG TGTTGCTGGTGAAGAACTTGAATTCAGATGACCAGGCAGTAGTGCTCCGGGCCTTGAGACTGGCTCCCGAGGGGCGGCTCCACAGGGATGGGCTGCGAGCCCTCAGCTTCCTCCTCATCCACGGCAATAGCAAAGTTATGGCTGCTGTCACCACTCAGCTTCGAAGTTTAGCCCTTGGCTCAGACTTCCGAAAGAAG GCCTTGTTCTGCTTTTTGGAACAACTGGAGGATGAAGACATTCAGACCCGGGTGGCAGGCTGCGTGGCTCTGGGCTGTCTCAAG GCTACAGAGGGCATTGAACCACTGGTCTATCTGTGCCAAACAGACAAGGAGGCTGTGAGGGAGGCTGCCCGGCAGAGCCTCCTGCAGTGCG GCGAGGATGGACAGTCAGCTCACCGGCGGCTGGAAGAGTCTCTGGAGGCTCTGCCCCGGATCTTTGGGCCAGGAAGCATGGCCAGCACTGCATTCTGA
- the RIPOR1 gene encoding rho family-interacting cell polarization regulator 1 isoform X1 — translation MNSRKRGSPSRTHSMMSLSVRPQRRILSTRINRSQSFAGVLSGQDRGGRSLVPFSPPVAPRKTPAIVRVSRMFSMAHPPPKVPQPERLDQVYEALKRGLTAYLEVHQLEQEKLQVQIRESKRNSRLGFLYELDKQVKSIERFLRRLEFHVSKIDELYDGYCIQRRLRDGAQNMVRAYTSGTPGSREARDSLAEATRGHREYTESMCLLESEIEGQLGEFHLKMKGLAGFARLCVGDQYEIFMKYGRQRWKLRGRIESSGKQVWDSEDMVFLPLLTEFLSIKVTELKSLANHVVVGSVSCETKDLFAALPQVVAVDINDLGTIKLSLEVTWSPFDKDDQPSAASTVTKSSTVSKRFSTYSQSPPDTPSLREQAFYNMLRRQEELENGTAWSLSSESSDDSSSPQLSGAARLMPPSRPFVQQPEAPPIHIAFSRPEIPQPSGEALEEEGTKAPVLANGHIPYSRTLSHISEASVDASLAEATHESLALETHAQDLVSSVRPDSDTTPVPTLEAHPEPLNPSPNLSCLDSTTLHEGLTPSPSEPVTLNLTSLPSQPRLSESDFPHLDPIPSHPDPIPSHPDPIPSHPSPVPSLPDPVLSLPDPVSSHPDFNPSHPESDSDPGTVHPDSTPSHSVLAPLFPVTSPEPTNHVSPYLVPPLSDSSYPNSHPASSHIVPTQSPFTDHIPSCPEVPQVPVQEATGISLTEVKAPPQKGPLEQGAGLRDTGLEEALGALSSALDDYRGQFPELQGLEQEVTRLESLLMQRQGLSRSRASSLSLTVEHALESFSFLNDDEDDDDGPEDRTLSSPGPGSEAGVSGVSEDALESSTPGPLSTGCPALDTALVLHLQHCGHLLLKLGTFGPLRCQEASALERLLREALVLEVVCQLCGGQVGKATSAQEVLQLSVPRPGFLPFWDLCSEGGNLLICPVERILFTFCSQFGARLSLRQPGLAEAVCVKFLEDAMGQRLPRRPRPGPGEQLTIFQFWSHIEALNSPSMEAYVTEMAEEVLLVKNLNSDDQAVVLRALRLAPEGRLHRDGLRALSFLLIHGNSKVMAAVTTQLRSLALGSDFRKKALFCFLEQLEDEDIQTRVAGCVALGCLKATEGIEPLVYLCQTDKEAVREAARQSLLQCGEDGQSAHRRLEESLEALPRIFGPGSMASTAF, via the exons ATGAACTCGAGAAAAAGAG GGAGCCCCTCTCGGACTCATTCGATGATGTCGCTGTCAGTTCGACCCCAACGGCGCATTCTCAGTACCAGGATCAATAGGAGCCAGTCCTTTGCAGGTGTCCTGAGTGGCCAGGACCGGGGGGGCAG GAGTTTAGTACCCTTCAGCCCCCCTGTGGCCCCCCGAAAAACACCTGCCATTGTCCGAGTCTCCAGGATGTTCTCCATGGCACACCCACCTCCAAAGGTGCCTCAGCCAGAGCGGCTGGACCAAGTGTATGAAGCCCTGAAGAGGGGCCTAAC GGCCTATCTGGAGGTGCATCAGTTAGAACAGGAGAAACTCCAAGTTCAAATCAGAGAATCCAAGAGAAACTCTAGACTG GGCTTTCTCTACGAGTTGGACAAG CAAGTAAAGTCTATTGAGCGTTTTCTCCGGCGTCTGGAGTTCCATGTCAGCAAG ATTGATGAGCTGTACGATGGATATTGCATCCAGCGGCGGTTGCGGGATGGAGCCCAAAATATGGTTCGGGCTTATACTTCAGGGACTCCTGGGAGTCGTGAGGCCAGAGACAGCCTGGCTGAGGCGACTCGTGGACACCGAGAATACACTGAG AGCATGTGTTTACTGGAAAGTGAAATTGAAGGCCAGTTGGGTGAATTCCACCTCAAAATGAAAG GGTTGGCTGGTTTTGCCCGGCTGTGTGTTGGGGACCAATATGAG ATCTTTATGAAATATGGGCGTCAGCGTTGGAAGCTACGTGGACGAATCGAAAGCAGCGGGAAACAAGTTTGGGACAGTGAGGACATGGTCTTCCTGCCACTTCTCACAGAATTCCTCTCCATCAAG GTCACAGAACTAAAGAGCTTGGCAAACCATGTAGTTGTTGGCAGTGTCTCTTGTGAGACCAAAGACCTATTTGCTGCTCTGCCTCAGGTTGTGGCTGTGGATATCAATGACCTGGGCACCATCAAGCTCAGCCTTGAGGTCACTTGGAG TCCCTTTGACAAGGATGATCAGCCTTCAGCAGCTTCCACAGTCACCAAGTCCTCCACTGTCAGTAAACGCTTTTCTACTTACAGTCAGAGTCCTCCAGACACCCCTTCACTACGGGAACAGGCTTTCTAT AACATGCTCCGTCGCCAGGAAGAACTAGAGAATGGAACGGCTTGGTCCCTCTCCTCCGAATCTTCTGACGATTCCTCCAGCCCCCAGCTCTCAGGGGCTGCCCGACTTATGCCACCCTCTCGCCCCTTTGTGCAGCAACCTGAGGCTCCCCCGATCCATATCGCCTTCTCTCGACCAGAGATTCCCCAACCCTCAGGGGAGGCCCTGGAGGAGGAGGGGACAAAAGCCCCAGTTCTGGCCAATGGGCACATCCCCTACAGCCGAACTTTGAGCCATATCAGTGAAGCAAGTGTGGATGCCTCATTGGCAGAGGCTACCCATGAATCTCTGGCCTTGGAGACCCATGCCCAGGACTTGGTCTCCTCTGTACGCCCAGACTCTGACACTACCCCAGTCCCTACCCTAGAAGCACATCCAGAGCCCTTAAACCCAAGTCCCAACCTCTCTTGTTTAGACTCAACCACTCTGCATGAAGGCCTTACCCCCTCACCCTCAGAACCAGTCACTTTAAATCTGACCTCCTTGCCCTCCCAGCCAAGACTGTCTGAGTCTGATTTTCCCCACCTAGACCCCATCCCCTCCCACCCAGACCCCATTCCTTCCCACCCAGACCCTATCCCCTCCCACCCAAGCCCTGTCCCCTCTCTCCCAGACCCTGTCCTCTCTCTCCCAGACCCTGTCTCCTCCCATCCAGATTTCAACCCCTCCCATCCAGAGTCTGACTCTGACCCTGGCACTGTCCATCCAGATTCCACCCCCTCACACTCAGTCCTTGCCCCTCTATTCCCAGTCACCAGCCCTGAACCCACAAACCATGTTTCTCCTTACCTTGTACCCCCCCTCTCAGATTCCTCTTATCCCAATTCACACCCTGCCTCTTCACACATAGTTCCCACACAGTCACCCTTCACAGACCACATCCCCAGTTGCCCTGAGGTGCCCCAGGTTCCAGTCCAAGAGGCAACTGGCATTTCCCTAACAGAGGTCAAAGCTCCTCCCCAGAAAGGGCCACTGGAGCAGGGGGCAGGGCTGAGGGACACAGGGCTAGAAGAAGCCCTGGGGGCCTTGAGCTCTGCCCTGGATGACTATCGGGGCCAGTTTCCAGAGCTGCAAGGACTAGAGCAGGAGGTGACCCGGCTTGAGAGCCTGCTTATG CAGAGACAAGGCCTGTCCCGAAGCCGAGCGTCCAGCCTCAGTCTCACTGTAGAGCACGCACTGGAgagttttagtttcctcaatgatgatgaagatgacgATGATGGGCCTGAGGACAG GACGTTGAGCAGCCCAGGGCCTGGGTCTGAGGCTGGGGTTAGTGGTGTGTCTGAGGATGCCCTGGAGTCCTCTACGCCCGGTCCCCTTAGCACCGGCTGCCCTGCCCTGGACACAGCCTTGGTCTTACACCTACAGCACTGTGGTCACCTCTTGCTG AAACTAGGCACCTTTGGCCCCCTACGATGCCAGGAAGCATCAGCATTGGAGCGGCTGCTTCGGGAGGCCCTGGTGCTGGAAGTGGTGTGCCAACTTTGTGGGGGGCAAGTGGGCAAGGCCACCTCTGCTCAGGAAG TGCTGCAGCTCTCTGTTCCCCGCCCGGGCTTCCTGCCCTTCTGGGACCTGTGCAGCGAGGGAGGGAATCTCCTGATCTGTCCCGTGGAGCGCATCCTCTTCACCTTCTGCAGCCAGTTTGGAGCCCGCCTCTCGCTGCGCCAGCCAGGCCTGGCTGAGGCTG TATGTGTTAAGTTCCTGGAGGATGCCATGGGTCAGAGGCTGCCCAGGAGACCTCGGCCAGGGCCTGGGGAACAGCTCACAATCTTCCAGTTCTGGAGCCACATTGAGGCCTTGAATAGTCCCTCCATGGAGGCTTATGTCACAGAGATGGCTGAAGAGG TGTTGCTGGTGAAGAACTTGAATTCAGATGACCAGGCAGTAGTGCTCCGGGCCTTGAGACTGGCTCCCGAGGGGCGGCTCCACAGGGATGGGCTGCGAGCCCTCAGCTTCCTCCTCATCCACGGCAATAGCAAAGTTATGGCTGCTGTCACCACTCAGCTTCGAAGTTTAGCCCTTGGCTCAGACTTCCGAAAGAAG GCCTTGTTCTGCTTTTTGGAACAACTGGAGGATGAAGACATTCAGACCCGGGTGGCAGGCTGCGTGGCTCTGGGCTGTCTCAAG GCTACAGAGGGCATTGAACCACTGGTCTATCTGTGCCAAACAGACAAGGAGGCTGTGAGGGAGGCTGCCCGGCAGAGCCTCCTGCAGTGCG GCGAGGATGGACAGTCAGCTCACCGGCGGCTGGAAGAGTCTCTGGAGGCTCTGCCCCGGATCTTTGGGCCAGGAAGCATGGCCAGCACTGCATTCTGA